The DNA sequence GGAAACTTTGTACAATGGGATGGGAAACTTTGTACAAACATCTTTCGGGAAGCTTCATGAAGTGTAGtatatttaattattcatcTAATCTTTGAAGACTCATTGAGTCATTAGTGGTTCACGAAAGATTGAAGATTCCTTATCCAAGGTTTAGATTCATTCGGTCATTGGCAAAGCTTCATTCCCAATCATTAATCAGTCTACCAAATGGACTCAACATAAGCACTGTGAGGCGAAGGACAttacaaaaacagaaacagtGAGCAGGCAACAGATAGTGTCACATTGcgtacaacaacagcagcatcagtagcagcagtaatAGCTTGAGAAGATGAAGAAAGATATTGGCAGGTGGTAGCTGAATAACGCGCCCTCTTAATAACAGCTTGATATCTGCCCACTGATAACGCTAACTAAAGGAACTGGATCGTTATCAGCGTGCAGCGGCCATGATCGAAAACCGAAACCAAAAAGCGGTCCATTTTCGACCACTCATCGCAATGCAGTAGTTTCCCAATGTTCAGCAAATGGTGGATCGATGGATGTGTATGGATAATTATTTACAGAGCGATACGATGATGCATCGTAGCCGCTGACTGCAGCAAGCAATATTTACAGCAGGGGCACATACAGCGATACAGATCGCAAACaacaagcacacacgcacacgaagcCTGCCAGGCGACAAGCTGATCGGAGTGGTCCTTGTAGCGTAGGGAGCAAAATCATAAAACCTCGTGCCTCTCCGGGGGACCCAGGGAGGGAAGGTGGCGCACTGGACGGAGCTTTTTGTACAATGCAACAAGTCCTGGGTCGTCACGCAGTAAAGAGGGGAGATCGCGCGTGACAGCGAAAAGAAAGGCAACCGAaggaagaaagtaaaaaaagaccGATTTTGTATAGCGGCAAGTAGAGGCTTTAAACGGCGACGGCGAGGATATGTCTTTCCGCACGTTTTATAGCGTCAATAGAGCGTCGTGAAAACGGTAATGACAGGCGACACAGACAGAAACAAGCCTCCCAAAACCGGTAATAAAACAACTGAGGCCAGGCAGCAGGACAAGCAGGACGAAACAAACATTCACATGCTAAAGAGAGGAAACGATGTTGGTCGATAcaagacacagacacaggcaAAAAACGGACGAAATACATAGATAGCAGTTGAGCAGCGAGAGGGCGGCAGTGAAGGTGGGCGCAACATTAAGGCATAAAAGGTTGGGGGTTTTGCTCGCTTGGAGCTCCCGCTTTACCTCGATCCGTGCTGGAGGGGGCATTGGAATGGGAAGCCTGCGTCttacgtttgtttgtttggttgggATTTGAGGGAAAAGGCAATGGGATACTCCGCCCCTCCCAGAAGTTTGATAGTATTACTAGGGGGAGTGTGAGGATTCCTCGGCAGGTGAGTTAGGGTCACACCCCCCAACCAGGCACTAGAAAGTGCTCGTCAGGTTCGTTAGCTGCATGAGTCGAACAGTAAAGAAGGATAGCGTGAAAAGAAGTAGTAATGAAAGGTAACAATTACGCTTGCAGTGTCGACAGGAAGGACATGGTCGCCCGATCCGATGGCAGACACTGGCCGAACGCCTCCAGCAGTAGCGGCTCCTCCGCAATCGCTTCCTGGTAGTCCTGGAACGAAATCTGCAAACCATTCCCACAcataagcaaataaaaaagagcatcCCCAACATCATCTCTATCTCAGTGCCCGTGTCCTACCTTGCCATCCTTATCCATGTCCAGCTTGCGCAGCGCAATCTCGACCAGATCCTTGACGCCCTCATCCGGGTCCTCGTCCTGCGGCTGCTTGATCAGACAGTTGCGCAGCAGCGCGAACATCTCGTCCTTCGTGATGAACCCGTCGCTGTTCAGGTCGTACACGCGGAAGCAGAACGCGGTCTTCTCCGCCTGCGAACCCTTGAGAAAGGTGGACAGCCCCATCAGCCAGCCCTCGAGCCGGATCGGCAAACCTTCGTAGCCCTTCTCCCACGCGCAGAAGATGCGCTCCATCAGCGTCTCCTCCGTCACGATGTCGAACGTGCTGTGGAGCAGCTCGCGAAAGACCGACCGGTCGATGCCGTCCATTGAGGAGCCGGCCTTGGCAATTACGCCCGGGTTGCTGGCGGCCAGTGCCTTCGAGTTCATGCTGGCGTTTGCGACCAGCTTGCGATAGATTTTGCACAGCGCCTCCACCTCCACCCTGAAATGTTGGAAGTTTGGAAGGTATTGGAGGGTACAGACAGTTAGCCAAACTTGCGAATCTTGGGATGAAATGTTGAGGGAcagagattttgttttttggaggATCTAGTTGGGAATTTGGAACTGTAGAAAAGCTATTCCGACTTTATTCAAAGTGGAGTGTAACAAGGAAATTCGTAGTCATCCGATATCCAGATGGCATGTTCTAAATgatatttcacaaaaatcgCAACTTTTTGTCACCATCTCCAGTCTCCAGTTTGTATACGTCATATATTTGACGCATAGAATCTCTTTGTCACTTACAGTACCTGAGCCAATAGCCTTAATCTTTTCTATAAATATCGACAAATAGGATAAGAATATCTTATAGTCTTATATATAACCATTGGCCAAATGCTAGACGCTGTCATCTACTTCTTCTAGGACTTCGTTATCCTATGATCTGTTACACTTGTTAAGGTTACTGAATGATATATCTACGTATGTACGATATACAAAATAAGACAACATTATGAACCTCAGCAACAAATGAATGTCCTGTGAATCAATATATCTGTGAATGAAACAACCAATCGCTTTATTAAACCTGCAAACAGAATTAGGAAGACAGTAGCCCGAATCACGTAGAATTTTCTAGGCATTAGGAACTAAAAAAAGAACTTCCAGCAGAGCTGAGAACAAAATGTTTTGTATTCCACACAAGGACACAGAAGAACATAATTTACGTGATGAAACTCTAGAACCTAGCCATATTCCTTGAGAAGTACGCTCAGCGTGAGCTGATAAGACCCATGGTTTCAATTCCATACTTCACAGATCTACTGTGACTAAGATCTAAAACCTTTGCAATTGAACTTTGAATTCTAAAAGGCTCTAAGATTTGAAGATTGCTTGTTGATGATTCTTAATGAAGTTGAGATTCTACAGGACATCTTTAATGCATTGCTTAGCTTTGGAAAAGATTCTTTTCACCTTTCAGATATATTGATGACTCTGAATCGACTACGCTCGTTTGTCTAGCAagcaataaaagcaaaaaattaacTCACACGACATTCTGGCCGCTGGCATGATGATTGTTTCTCCTCTCACCCTCATAAGCCTACCTGCCTTGCacgcttaaaaaaaaaagaatgcaagTACGCCCATGGAACTACATTCCTCTCCAACCCACCCACCAaaaggcaaaaacaaaacaaaaaaccatatGTATCGCATGTCACCAGAGCCATTTCGGTAACCGCGCGATAAAAAAAAGGGACATCGATGTTGTATCGAATCATAAATGataaacaaatcaataacGGGGAAATTTATGCATTCTATACAACCATTGCCTCCACCCGGGAACTGGGTGAGCCGGGTGAAGCTAACACACATTTGGAGGACCTGTGCGGTCGCTCCTTTTGCGTTCAGTGCGGCGCTCGACTCGATTTCGGCTTTTGGTCAGTAAATCATGCCACGCTATTAAACGtaccacacagacacacacccaTAACCATTCCCGAAATTGGTTGTACAAATGATGGAATTTGTTCGACATAACGAGCGTACAACTACGCGAGGGAGAGCGGGTCTTACGAGAGCGTACTTGGTAGTATTTAACATGGGTCAATTAAACCCCTCCCGGATAAGATCAATCGATATTCGGACGAGCCTGCCTAGCTTTGGAGCGCACGATGAAAGGCGCCTGACCTGATTGCTTCATTGCTTCACGAATATCTCACGCCCTCATCGCATGCGTGAGGTCATCTTGAATGTCTTGCTCTATTAGCACACTATCGCACTCATAGTGATCTTTTGAGCTGTTAGGACCTGCTCTCTTCAGTGACTTGAATCAGAGTTGTAGAGTTTCTTTAGGGATTTAGCACTTTAACTTACTCATTGAATACACTTTCCTAAGCGATTAACCTCACTCACTCTCTGTGTCATTTAGCGACTTACTTCTGGAGGATTACTTCTGGCCCGACTAGTCACTCTTTTGCGATTCCACTCACACACCATCTGTTACATTGCCGATTTTTGGCAAGCACTTACTCTCTGTGCCAATTATGTTTTGGGACTCATCTCATTCATTCTTTGTGCCAATAAAACTCCTTTGGGAGTCTTCTCCCCTGATGCAGTGTGCATAAAATTCAAAAAGTTATGAAGGTGGAGTAAAAATCCAAGAGATTAATGAAAACTCTTCGTGTGGAGTTGAACCCAC is a window from the Anopheles merus strain MAF chromosome X, AmerM5.1, whole genome shotgun sequence genome containing:
- the LOC121591991 gene encoding EF-hand calcium-binding domain-containing protein 1-like isoform X1 is translated as MSTRRQPKEGAGPGRSALAAAFTSNTKGGAMIMKSVSIFLASGRRASAQSRDPAGSNNGTAAQPTGGSQQAKEHQGAAAGTGRTTISRDNRRILARMDELNGKLNPKMLEMYKRRTHFSKVEVEALCKIYRKLVANASMNSKALAASNPGVIAKAGSSMDGIDRSVFRELLHSTFDIVTEETLMERIFCAWEKGYEGLPIRLEGWLMGLSTFLKGSQAEKTAFCFRVYDLNSDGFITKDEMFALLRNCLIKQPQDEDPDEGVKDLVEIALRKLDMDKDGKISFQDYQEAIAEEPLLLEAFGQCLPSDRATMSFLSTLQAQEDSN
- the LOC121591991 gene encoding EF-hand calcium-binding domain-containing protein 1-like isoform X2 yields the protein MSTRRQPKEGAGPGRSALAAAFTSNTKGGAMIMKSVSIFLASGRRASAQSRDPAGSNNGTAAQPTGGSQQAKEHQGAAAGTGRTTISRDNRRILARMDELNGKLNPKMLEMYKRRTHFSKVEVEALCKIYRKLVANASMNSKALAASNPGVIAKAGSSMDGIDRSVFRELLHSTFDIVTEETLMERIFCAWEKGYEGLPIRLEGWLMGLSTFLKGSQAEKTAFCFRVYDLNSDGFITKDEMFALLRNCLIKQPQDEDPDEGVKDLVEIALRKLDMDKDGKISFQDYQEAIAEEPLLLEAFGQCLPSDRATMSFLSTLQA